From Hydra vulgaris chromosome 07, alternate assembly HydraT2T_AEP, a single genomic window includes:
- the LOC136082718 gene encoding ATP-dependent DNA helicase PIF1-like — MLHRNLDLKAGLCDGTRMKVSGLQNNYIEAEVLTGVSGGKWVFVPRIQLAPSDFNLPFVLKRRQFPVRLAYSMTINKSQGQTFNRVGVYLKKPCFSHGQLYVACSRTRAFNSLFFKIDKHLIQGMVGGKCYTNNVIFSNVLNL; from the coding sequence ATGCTACATAGGAATTTAGATCTCAAAGCTGGGCTATGCGATGGTACTCGAATGAAAGTTAGTGgtcttcaaaataattatattgagGCAGAGGTTTTGACAGGTGTTTCTGGTGGTAAATGGGTTTTTGTTCCTCGAATTCAGTTGGCTCCATCAGATTTTAATTTACCTTTTGTTCTGAAACGTCGTCAGTTTCCAGTCAGATTGGCTTATTCAATGACAATtaataaaagtcaaggtcaaacattTAATAGAGTTGGGGTATATCTCaaaaaaccgtgtttctctcatggtcaactatatgttgcatgttcaagaactagagcatttaatagtttgtttttcaaaattgataaacatctcATCCAAGGTATGGTAGGTGGAAAGTGTTacacaaataatgttatattttctaatgttcttaatttatag